One window of the Tetragenococcus koreensis genome contains the following:
- a CDS encoding alpha/beta fold hydrolase has protein sequence MKIAVRKRKIGSIPTLEVVGQENLYNALPLIVYYHGWQTSKELVLTQGRKLAQQGFRAVLPDAQNHGEREAAISKIPSLTFFQSIHTNLFEFESIVNYFSQLGLTNGKLGVGGVSMGGMTTCALLTQHPEIDVAACVMGSPSLIDYRQELQKLLRERNIQLPKDYEYLTSWIDHYDLASQYTEIKKRPIFFWHGLHDEKIPFDQTDRFVRNHLGPELTFHAANERHMVKVPTMDQVAEFFATHL, from the coding sequence GTGAAAATAGCGGTTCGTAAACGTAAAATAGGATCAATCCCTACTCTAGAGGTTGTGGGGCAAGAGAATTTGTATAACGCGCTACCGTTGATTGTGTATTACCATGGCTGGCAAACGTCAAAAGAATTAGTGCTAACCCAAGGAAGAAAATTAGCCCAACAGGGTTTCCGTGCCGTGCTACCGGATGCGCAAAACCATGGCGAACGCGAAGCAGCTATTTCCAAAATTCCTTCATTGACCTTTTTTCAAAGTATTCATACCAATCTATTTGAATTTGAATCTATTGTTAATTATTTTTCTCAATTGGGGCTAACGAATGGCAAATTGGGAGTAGGCGGCGTGTCGATGGGTGGTATGACGACTTGTGCTTTATTAACCCAACATCCAGAAATTGATGTGGCAGCCTGTGTGATGGGTTCGCCATCTTTAATTGATTATCGCCAAGAATTGCAAAAATTACTTAGAGAAAGAAATATCCAATTACCTAAAGATTATGAGTATTTAACAAGTTGGATTGATCACTATGATCTAGCTTCTCAATATACTGAAATTAAAAAAAGACCTATATTTTTCTGGCATGGTTTACACGATGAAAAAATTCCTTTTGACCAAACGGATCGTTTTGTACGGAATCACTTAGGTCCTGAGCTTACTTTTCATGCTGCAAATGAACGGCACATGGTCAAAGTTCCTACCATGGATCAAGTGGCTGAATTTTTTGCTACTCATTTATAA
- a CDS encoding V-type ATP synthase subunit D yields MAIMNVNPTRMEMSRLQSRLSTASRGHKLLKDKQDELVRQFTKLVKQNQDLRKEMEETLQKGMQGYVLASSSIPDYVLEEAFAIPLDKVTLDVQSKTVMNIEMPVLNEIYDDEKSEDRFSYGFMATTSELDLSLNNLSSILPLMLKLAEIEKSCQMMADEIERTRRRVNALEYMMIPQLEETIDYIERTLDESERATLTRLIKSIDVIEAGED; encoded by the coding sequence ATGGCAATAATGAATGTAAATCCGACTCGTATGGAAATGAGTCGATTACAAAGTCGTCTATCGACGGCAAGTAGAGGGCATAAACTGTTAAAAGATAAACAAGATGAACTCGTTCGTCAATTTACCAAGTTAGTCAAACAAAACCAAGATCTACGTAAGGAAATGGAAGAAACACTTCAAAAAGGCATGCAGGGTTATGTTCTTGCTTCTAGCAGCATTCCTGATTATGTTTTAGAAGAAGCTTTTGCGATTCCATTAGATAAAGTTACGCTGGATGTACAGAGCAAGACAGTCATGAATATTGAAATGCCGGTGTTAAATGAAATTTATGATGATGAAAAATCAGAAGATCGTTTTTCTTATGGTTTCATGGCAACAACTAGTGAATTGGATCTGTCATTAAATAATTTGAGTTCAATTTTACCCTTAATGCTTAAACTAGCTGAAATTGAAAAGTCTTGTCAGATGATGGCTGATGAGATCGAACGTACACGTCGACGGGTAAATGCTCTAGAATATATGATGATCCCGCAGTTAGAAGAAACCATCGACTACATTGAGCGGACATTAGATGAAAGTGAACGTGCTACGTTGACTCGATTGATTAAATCAATCGATGTGATTGAAGCAGGAGAAGATTAA
- a CDS encoding rhodanese-related sulfurtransferase — protein MDYQVLLYYNYTPIEDPEEFAKEHLAFCKELGLKGRILIAKEGINGTVSGTVDATNAYMDHMHADRRFQDTYFKVDKAQGHAFKKMHVRPREELVALHLDDDVDPNELTGKYLEPSEFKEALQDEDTIVIDARNDYEYDLGHFRGAVRPDIRTFRELPQWIQDNKEKFMDKKVVTYCTGGIRCEKFSGWLLREGVKDVGQLHGGIATYGKDPNTRGELWDGKMYVFDERISVEINDVDKHVVGKDWFDGTPCERYVNCANPACNRQILASEENQAKHLGGCCYECAASEDNLYVKRHQISAEERDARLAQIKEEAAV, from the coding sequence ATGGACTATCAGGTATTACTTTATTATAATTATACACCAATTGAAGACCCAGAAGAGTTTGCTAAAGAGCATCTGGCGTTTTGTAAGGAACTTGGCTTAAAAGGTCGGATTTTGATAGCTAAAGAAGGAATTAATGGGACAGTCTCTGGAACTGTCGATGCAACGAATGCTTACATGGATCATATGCATGCAGATCGTCGTTTCCAAGATACTTATTTTAAAGTAGATAAAGCACAAGGCCATGCATTTAAAAAGATGCACGTTCGTCCTAGAGAAGAGCTGGTTGCTCTACATTTAGATGATGATGTTGACCCTAATGAATTAACCGGCAAATATTTAGAACCGTCTGAATTTAAAGAAGCTTTGCAAGATGAAGATACCATTGTAATAGATGCTAGAAATGATTACGAATATGACCTAGGGCATTTTCGTGGTGCTGTTAGACCAGATATTCGTACGTTCCGGGAATTACCCCAATGGATTCAAGATAACAAAGAAAAATTCATGGATAAAAAGGTAGTGACCTATTGTACTGGTGGTATTCGTTGTGAAAAATTCTCTGGTTGGCTGTTACGTGAAGGCGTCAAAGATGTAGGACAATTGCATGGTGGCATTGCGACCTACGGCAAAGACCCAAATACACGTGGCGAATTATGGGATGGTAAAATGTACGTTTTTGATGAACGTATTAGTGTGGAAATTAATGACGTAGATAAACACGTTGTAGGCAAGGACTGGTTTGATGGAACGCCTTGCGAACGCTATGTGAATTGTGCTAACCCAGCCTGTAACCGTCAAATCTTAGCTTCAGAAGAAAATCAAGCTAAACATTTGGGTGGCTGTTGCTATGAATGTGCTGCAAGTGAAGATAACCTTTATGTCAAAAGACATCAAATTTCAGCTGAAGAACGCGATGCCCGCTTAGCTCAAATAAAAGAAGAAGCTGCTGTTTAA
- a CDS encoding V-type ATP synthase subunit B — protein sequence MLKEYRSVSEISGPLMMVENVEGVKYDEFVEIRTDSGELRQGQVLEISGDKAVVQIFEGTNNLGTEDSSVRFLGRGLTLGASPDMTGRIFDGLGEPIDDGPKIIPEKRLDVNGEAINPMARDYPDEFIQTGISTIDHLNTLVRGQKLPIFSASGLPHKEIAAQIARQATVPGQEGNFAIVFAAIGIPFEESEFFINEFRKTGAIDRSVMFLNLANDPAIERIATPKVALTTAEYLAFEKGMHVLVIMTDMTNYAEALREVSAARREVPGRGGYPGYLYTDLAGIYERAGRLMDREGSITQIPILTMPNNDKTHPIPDLTGYITEGQIILSRDLDKRNINPPIDILPSLSRLKDKGTGEGKTRRDHSSTMNQIYSAYADGKDAKELSTVLGEAALSETDKKFARFADLFEEKYVNQGFYTNRSIEESLDLGWKLLATLPKEELSRIKEEDIEEFLPDQEELDDLWQ from the coding sequence ATGCTAAAAGAGTATCGTTCCGTATCAGAAATATCTGGACCTTTAATGATGGTTGAAAACGTTGAAGGTGTAAAATACGACGAATTTGTTGAGATACGTACGGATTCAGGCGAACTTCGCCAAGGACAGGTTTTAGAGATCTCAGGAGACAAAGCCGTTGTACAGATATTTGAAGGGACTAATAATTTAGGTACAGAAGATAGCAGCGTGCGCTTTTTAGGTAGAGGACTAACCCTAGGCGCTTCGCCAGACATGACGGGACGCATCTTTGATGGTTTAGGCGAACCGATTGATGATGGGCCTAAAATCATTCCTGAAAAAAGATTAGATGTAAACGGTGAAGCAATCAATCCTATGGCTCGGGACTACCCAGATGAATTTATTCAAACAGGGATCTCAACGATTGACCATTTAAATACGTTAGTCAGAGGACAAAAATTACCGATATTTTCTGCTTCGGGTTTGCCACATAAGGAAATTGCCGCACAAATTGCACGTCAAGCAACTGTTCCTGGACAAGAAGGAAATTTCGCGATCGTTTTTGCTGCAATTGGTATTCCTTTTGAGGAATCTGAGTTTTTCATTAATGAGTTCCGAAAAACTGGGGCTATTGATCGTTCAGTGATGTTTTTAAATTTGGCTAATGATCCAGCAATTGAACGGATTGCAACGCCTAAAGTCGCATTGACTACGGCCGAATATTTAGCCTTTGAAAAAGGGATGCATGTTCTGGTTATTATGACAGATATGACAAATTATGCTGAAGCACTACGTGAAGTTTCGGCTGCACGGCGTGAAGTTCCTGGACGGGGTGGCTATCCTGGTTATTTATATACCGATTTAGCAGGCATATATGAACGTGCGGGCCGTTTAATGGATCGTGAAGGGTCAATTACCCAAATACCAATTCTAACGATGCCTAACAATGATAAAACCCATCCAATTCCCGATTTGACTGGTTATATTACTGAAGGCCAAATTATTTTGTCACGTGACTTAGATAAACGTAATATCAATCCGCCGATTGATATTTTACCAAGTCTTTCACGTTTGAAAGATAAGGGAACAGGTGAAGGTAAGACAAGAAGAGACCATTCTTCTACTATGAACCAAATTTATTCTGCCTATGCGGATGGTAAAGATGCCAAAGAATTATCAACGGTTTTGGGCGAGGCAGCATTATCTGAAACGGATAAAAAATTCGCTCGTTTTGCGGATTTGTTCGAAGAAAAATATGTTAATCAAGGATTTTACACCAACCGCAGCATTGAAGAGTCATTGGATTTAGGCTGGAAACTGCTTGCTACTCTGCCAAAAGAAGAACTCAGTCGGATCAAAGAAGAAGACATTGAAGAATTTCTCCCAGATCAAGAGGAGTTGGATGATCTATGGCAATAA
- a CDS encoding nucleoside hydrolase, with protein MMRKVYLNHDGGVDDLVALFLLLQMEDVEVTGVGVTPADCYVEPAVSASRKIIDKFGEKQKIEVASSNSRAKNPFPKEWRMHAFTVDALPILNEYQPIQTPQAETFAHDHLIQVLQEAKEKIDLVFLGPLTDLARALQKQPEIEAKIGELYWMGGTFLDKGNVEEPEHDGSAEWNAFWDPEAVASVWRSNIPINLVALESTNKVPLTNEIRNQWAKKRADEGLDFLGQAYAVVPPLVHFQTNSTYFLWDVLTAAVFGNDSLVEKKAVSSTVVEQGLSQGKLVEQANGREVALVYSVDREPFFEYITSLANQKNK; from the coding sequence ATTATGAGAAAAGTATACTTAAATCATGATGGCGGCGTCGATGATTTGGTCGCATTATTTTTGTTGTTGCAAATGGAAGATGTAGAAGTAACTGGAGTGGGCGTTACCCCGGCAGATTGCTATGTAGAGCCGGCAGTTTCAGCAAGCCGTAAAATTATCGACAAATTTGGTGAAAAACAAAAAATTGAAGTTGCATCGTCCAATTCTCGAGCGAAAAATCCCTTTCCTAAAGAATGGCGCATGCATGCTTTTACTGTCGACGCACTACCTATTTTAAATGAATATCAACCGATTCAAACACCACAAGCAGAGACGTTTGCTCATGATCACTTGATTCAGGTTTTACAAGAAGCAAAGGAAAAAATTGATTTGGTGTTTTTAGGTCCTTTAACAGATCTGGCGCGTGCTTTACAAAAACAGCCTGAAATTGAAGCGAAAATTGGTGAGCTTTACTGGATGGGTGGAACTTTCTTAGATAAAGGAAATGTTGAAGAACCTGAACATGACGGTTCAGCAGAATGGAATGCTTTTTGGGATCCTGAGGCGGTCGCAAGTGTTTGGCGGTCCAATATCCCAATTAATCTTGTCGCATTGGAAAGTACTAACAAAGTACCTTTAACGAATGAAATTCGTAATCAATGGGCGAAAAAACGTGCAGACGAAGGGCTCGACTTTTTGGGGCAAGCTTATGCGGTTGTCCCGCCTTTGGTTCATTTTCAAACAAATTCTACCTATTTCTTATGGGATGTATTGACCGCAGCAGTATTTGGTAATGATTCGCTAGTAGAAAAGAAAGCTGTATCTTCTACTGTGGTCGAGCAAGGGCTGAGCCAAGGCAAATTAGTAGAACAAGCAAATGGACGTGAGGTAGCATTGGTCTATTCGGTTGATCGAGAACCCTTTTTTGAATATATTACCAGTTTGGCTAATCAAAAAAACAAATAA
- a CDS encoding ISL3 family transposase — protein sequence MSISHYTKEILDILDLNLTFEEDCFQKEAINGVICFVFYGQLSYRPQACFHCGEEDTACLMKWGFKEVTIQLNDVSEYKTLLKMKKQRFRCKTCGKTSIAETSVADRHCSIARRVKLAIAEKLAQPLSMSMVARLKHVSPTTVLRVLHSFQPKQLTPNTSLPEVLCFDEFQSVKRVSGAMSFIMMNGKTRQLLEIVANRQLPHLEAFFARYPREERAKVHYVVSDFYSPYASLVKALFPNAQLVIDRFHMSQHIGRAFQQQRKQVMNTFNRRQKEYKHLKKYWKLLQKKAWALDYKKRYWRPSFRDHLTEQEIVDRLLSYHSTLRQGYKIYQSFLSAFHKQDIERLDQLLKTDLSQLPDPFQPVVKTFRKYRQEIRLALTVPYSNGPLEGLNNHIKVLKRVAYGFHSFENFRQRIFLYRGKYFQPGPLPIQTKKSS from the coding sequence ATGTCCATCTCTCATTATACTAAAGAAATCCTAGATATCCTAGACTTAAATCTGACTTTTGAAGAAGATTGTTTCCAAAAAGAAGCCATTAACGGCGTCATTTGTTTTGTCTTTTATGGTCAGCTTTCTTATCGTCCACAAGCCTGTTTTCACTGTGGCGAAGAAGATACGGCTTGTTTAATGAAATGGGGATTCAAGGAAGTGACGATTCAGCTTAACGATGTGAGTGAATACAAAACCTTACTTAAAATGAAGAAACAACGTTTTCGTTGTAAAACTTGCGGGAAAACTTCTATCGCCGAAACCAGTGTCGCGGACCGTCATTGTTCGATCGCTCGACGCGTCAAACTCGCCATTGCAGAAAAATTAGCTCAACCCTTGTCGATGTCAATGGTCGCCCGGTTGAAGCATGTTTCGCCGACGACAGTTTTACGTGTGCTGCATAGTTTTCAACCTAAACAGCTAACCCCCAATACTTCCTTACCGGAAGTACTTTGTTTTGATGAATTTCAATCGGTCAAACGAGTTTCTGGTGCCATGAGTTTTATTATGATGAATGGGAAAACGCGGCAACTCTTAGAGATTGTCGCTAATCGACAACTGCCTCATTTAGAAGCCTTTTTCGCTCGTTATCCTAGAGAGGAAAGAGCCAAGGTGCACTATGTCGTTTCGGATTTTTACAGTCCGTATGCTTCCTTAGTTAAAGCCCTTTTTCCTAATGCGCAGTTAGTCATTGATCGTTTCCATATGAGCCAACATATTGGGCGAGCTTTCCAACAACAACGGAAACAAGTGATGAACACCTTTAACCGTCGGCAAAAAGAATATAAGCACCTCAAAAAATATTGGAAACTTCTACAGAAAAAAGCTTGGGCACTGGATTACAAAAAACGATATTGGCGGCCTAGTTTTCGGGATCATTTAACCGAGCAAGAGATTGTCGACCGCTTATTAAGTTATCATTCCACGCTTAGACAAGGCTATAAAATCTATCAATCGTTCCTTTCTGCATTTCATAAGCAAGATATCGAACGTTTGGATCAATTATTAAAAACCGATTTGTCTCAGCTTCCTGACCCGTTTCAGCCCGTAGTCAAGACCTTTCGCAAGTATCGACAAGAGATCCGGCTGGCTTTAACGGTGCCTTACTCTAATGGTCCTTTAGAAGGTTTAAATAATCATATTAAAGTCCTAAAACGAGTCGCTTATGGTTTCCATAGCTTTGAGAACTTTCGGCAACGGATCTTTTTATACCGAGGAAAGTATTTCCAACCCGGACCCTTACCTATACAAACTAAAAAAAGCAGCTAG
- a CDS encoding SPFH domain-containing protein, with protein MEEKKTFHVNGYLGLLILIIGMIGGAYLFYLGVTNESGLELVLSIFIWLIAILFISSLTIVGPNQAKAILFFGKYLGTIKSNGLFITTPLTQKINVSLKVRNFNSARLKVNDLDGNPVEISAVIVFKVVDTGKALFDVDYYQDFVEIQSETAIRHIASQYPYDTFEDKDVTLRGDTGHVSDELTKELQARLEVAGVEVVETRLNHLAYSTEIASAMLQRQQARAILSARQTIVEGAVTMTQMALEQIEAGQDIRFTDDRRVQLINNLLVSIITDNGTQPVINTGDLGDELSS; from the coding sequence ATGGAAGAGAAAAAGACGTTTCATGTCAATGGCTATTTAGGATTGCTTATTTTAATTATTGGAATGATAGGTGGAGCCTATTTATTTTATTTAGGTGTTACCAATGAAAGTGGCCTTGAATTAGTACTAAGTATTTTTATCTGGCTGATTGCAATTTTATTCATTAGTTCATTAACAATCGTGGGACCAAATCAAGCTAAAGCCATTTTATTTTTTGGGAAATATTTGGGTACGATCAAGTCTAATGGTTTGTTTATTACCACGCCCTTGACGCAAAAAATCAATGTTTCATTGAAAGTTCGTAACTTCAATAGTGCACGACTAAAAGTCAACGATTTAGATGGGAATCCCGTTGAGATCTCAGCAGTTATCGTTTTTAAAGTCGTTGATACGGGAAAAGCATTATTTGATGTCGATTATTACCAAGACTTTGTCGAAATCCAAAGCGAAACAGCGATTCGTCATATCGCTTCACAATATCCTTACGATACCTTTGAAGATAAAGATGTAACTTTGCGCGGGGACACAGGACATGTATCAGATGAGCTGACAAAAGAATTGCAGGCACGCTTGGAAGTCGCTGGTGTGGAAGTAGTGGAAACACGCTTAAACCACTTAGCATATTCAACGGAGATAGCTAGTGCGATGTTGCAAAGACAACAAGCTAGAGCTATTTTGTCGGCGCGACAAACAATTGTTGAAGGAGCTGTGACTATGACGCAAATGGCTTTAGAACAAATTGAAGCAGGACAAGATATTCGTTTTACTGATGATCGTAGAGTACAGCTGATCAATAATTTGTTGGTTTCAATCATTACCGACAATGGCACACAACCGGTAATTAATACCGGAGACTTAGGCGATGAGCTTTCTAGCTAG
- a CDS encoding LURP-one-related/scramblase family protein, translated as MKKLYIKQKVFSLSEKFTVTDEHDQPCYFVEGSFFKIPKHFLIHDKQQREIGKITKKTFTWLPKFFVEVDGNDRITLKKELSFFKSRYTISAQDIEIQGNWWDMNFAVSAQGEKVAEITKRWFSWGDTYEVTILDESMERLIISLVIAIDCVKADEAAASSSGS; from the coding sequence ATGAAAAAACTATACATCAAACAAAAAGTTTTTAGTTTAAGTGAAAAATTTACCGTGACAGATGAACATGATCAACCATGCTATTTTGTTGAAGGTAGCTTTTTCAAAATACCCAAACATTTTCTGATTCATGACAAACAACAGCGTGAAATCGGAAAGATCACTAAGAAAACATTCACCTGGTTGCCCAAATTTTTTGTGGAAGTCGACGGTAACGATAGGATTACTCTTAAAAAGGAGCTTTCTTTTTTTAAATCACGGTACACTATTTCAGCTCAAGATATTGAGATTCAAGGTAACTGGTGGGATATGAACTTTGCTGTCTCTGCTCAAGGGGAAAAAGTAGCAGAGATTACGAAGCGATGGTTTTCTTGGGGCGATACGTATGAAGTAACCATTCTTGATGAATCAATGGAACGATTAATTATTTCATTAGTCATCGCAATTGATTGTGTAAAAGCAGATGAAGCTGCAGCGAGTAGCTCAGGTTCATGA
- a CDS encoding BMP family lipoprotein, whose translation MRIGNKVKVVLPVIGMIALLSGCSSAQNADANQKEQQATTTALITDTNGVDDRSFNQSAWEGMVEWGKENKLEKGNNGYQYFQSSNESDYIPNIDQALSAGFETIFGIGFQLKDAIEEEATNNPDKNFVMVDEVIEGLDNVTSATFQSNEAAYLAGLAASYTTKTDVVGFIGGVQVGLIESFDAGFQQGVNDGAKALDKDIRIISQYAGAFDAPDKGRTIAQGIYGQDADVIYAAAGATGNGMFQEAKSLNETSDEKVWVIGVDRDQEEEGYYTKEGEKENFTLTSTLKEVGSVVKDLATKADKGDFPGNEHVVYGLEDDAVGLTDGNLPNEAKQAVEKAREKIIAKEIKVDNTLD comes from the coding sequence ATGAGAATAGGGAACAAAGTAAAAGTAGTACTACCAGTGATTGGAATGATTGCGTTACTAAGTGGATGTAGCAGTGCTCAAAACGCAGATGCTAACCAAAAAGAACAACAGGCAACGACTACGGCGTTAATTACCGATACTAATGGCGTTGATGATCGTTCGTTTAATCAATCAGCCTGGGAAGGCATGGTTGAATGGGGAAAAGAAAATAAACTTGAAAAAGGAAATAATGGTTATCAATATTTTCAATCGAGTAACGAATCTGATTATATTCCTAATATTGATCAGGCATTGAGTGCTGGTTTTGAAACGATTTTTGGTATTGGTTTTCAATTGAAAGATGCAATCGAAGAAGAAGCAACAAATAATCCAGATAAGAATTTTGTGATGGTTGATGAGGTTATAGAAGGGCTCGATAACGTAACATCTGCTACTTTTCAATCTAATGAAGCAGCCTATTTGGCAGGGCTTGCGGCTAGTTACACAACCAAAACAGATGTGGTAGGTTTTATTGGCGGAGTACAAGTTGGTTTAATTGAATCATTTGATGCTGGGTTCCAACAAGGTGTAAATGATGGAGCAAAAGCATTAGATAAAGACATAAGAATTATCAGTCAATATGCAGGGGCATTTGATGCACCTGATAAAGGACGTACAATCGCTCAAGGTATCTATGGACAAGATGCTGATGTTATTTACGCAGCAGCTGGTGCAACTGGGAATGGTATGTTCCAGGAAGCAAAATCATTAAATGAAACAAGCGATGAAAAAGTTTGGGTAATTGGTGTTGATCGGGATCAAGAAGAAGAGGGCTATTACACAAAAGAGGGTGAAAAGGAGAACTTTACTTTAACGTCTACATTAAAAGAAGTAGGTTCAGTTGTTAAAGATCTGGCGACCAAAGCCGACAAAGGAGATTTCCCTGGCAACGAACATGTTGTTTATGGCCTAGAAGACGATGCGGTGGGTCTGACTGATGGCAACCTTCCGAATGAAGCAAAACAAGCAGTTGAAAAAGCACGGGAAAAAATTATTGCAAAAGAGATTAAAGTAGACAACACTTTAGATTGA
- the scrK gene encoding fructokinase ScrK, producing MLYGSIEAGGTKFVCAIANEHLEITERVSFPTTVPEETMKQVIAFFEQYKNELAAIGVGSFGPIDIHQDSKTYGYITSTPKLAWQNFDFVGTLKKVFDIPITWTTDVNAAAYGEYVFGQGKGLSSVVYYTVGTGIGGGAIQEDQFIEGFSHPEMGHMLVVPHPDDNFKGNCPFHGNCLEGMAAGPAIEARAGKKGQDIPADDPVWEIEASYIAQCAYNTTLLFSPDVIIFGGGVMKQRHMVEKVHRAFEELLNNYVKTPKIENYIVTPSLEDDAGTFGCLALAKKADLHVN from the coding sequence ATGTTATATGGGTCAATCGAAGCTGGAGGTACAAAATTTGTTTGTGCTATTGCTAATGAACACTTAGAAATTACTGAAAGAGTTAGTTTTCCAACGACTGTACCAGAAGAAACAATGAAACAAGTTATTGCTTTTTTTGAACAGTATAAAAATGAACTTGCTGCTATTGGTGTCGGTTCATTTGGTCCTATTGATATACATCAAGACTCCAAGACCTACGGATATATTACATCTACGCCTAAATTAGCGTGGCAAAATTTTGATTTTGTGGGAACGTTAAAAAAAGTCTTTGATATTCCGATTACTTGGACTACCGATGTTAATGCTGCAGCTTATGGAGAATATGTTTTTGGACAAGGCAAAGGATTATCAAGCGTTGTTTACTATACTGTCGGAACAGGTATCGGTGGCGGAGCTATTCAAGAGGATCAATTTATTGAAGGATTTAGCCACCCTGAAATGGGGCATATGTTAGTTGTACCTCATCCAGACGATAATTTTAAAGGGAACTGTCCTTTTCATGGCAACTGCTTGGAAGGCATGGCAGCGGGTCCGGCAATCGAAGCCAGAGCAGGAAAAAAAGGACAAGATATTCCAGCTGATGACCCTGTTTGGGAAATCGAGGCTTCTTATATCGCTCAATGTGCGTATAACACAACCTTGCTGTTTTCACCGGATGTGATTATTTTTGGCGGCGGTGTAATGAAACAACGTCATATGGTGGAAAAAGTTCACCGAGCTTTTGAAGAATTATTAAATAATTATGTAAAAACACCTAAAATAGAAAACTACATTGTGACGCCATCTCTAGAAGATGACGCGGGGACTTTTGGCTGTTTAGCTTTGGCAAAAAAAGCAGACTTACATGTGAATTAA